The following are from one region of the Neorhodopirellula lusitana genome:
- a CDS encoding LamG-like jellyroll fold domain-containing protein — translation MNDRKKRFELIRRCLDGEASNDEFAQLEDLLRESSQYRKEYLQYLNVDSALAALPDKRGPVAARPVQPSPVQPSPVAPPAESTWLRSFGSAGWLAVAAMLLFSSLLTLQSINRERNESSARAKEGIVARPAAIRDRGVAVLTRTAGLKGGASIKWQVGGTMPPGSMQWDSGLLQLEFYGGATVVAEGPAEIEILDESRLVCKSGRLRARVPEPARGFVIVAPNIELVDLGTEFGLDILDNGSVEVHVFDGAVELFDAESNRDLATRRQLNAGEAVAVDRDGKSITIASRDSRFVTPSRLNWMSDVSQEKTHRDWEDFRDSLRDDPRVVAYFPFDQDPLDDRVLTGYAGNGTTIEGAIVGCEWTNGRWSQKSSLQFKRPGDRVRITVPGEYESLSYSTWVRVDGLDRIHSSLLLTDGYPENAPHWQIRRDGGLILGVQHPGNNAANYQAKSIVNAFRLGQWMHLATVYDSERSVVKHYLNGELVRRQKLRATASGLLRIGKATIGNWSDPEPHHLPGIRNLNGCMDELIVFGEALTSNEVRSIHEVGRP, via the coding sequence GTGAACGATAGAAAAAAAAGATTCGAATTGATCCGGCGATGCCTCGATGGTGAGGCGAGCAATGACGAGTTCGCTCAACTGGAGGACTTGCTGCGAGAAAGCTCGCAGTATCGCAAGGAATACCTGCAATACCTGAATGTTGATTCGGCACTCGCTGCCTTGCCCGATAAGCGTGGTCCGGTTGCGGCACGTCCTGTCCAGCCCTCTCCTGTCCAGCCCTCACCTGTGGCGCCGCCGGCGGAGTCGACCTGGCTGCGTTCGTTCGGGTCGGCTGGATGGTTAGCTGTTGCGGCGATGCTATTGTTCTCGTCGTTGCTAACGCTTCAGTCGATCAATCGCGAACGTAATGAATCCAGCGCACGAGCGAAGGAAGGGATTGTTGCAAGGCCAGCTGCGATCAGGGACCGAGGTGTCGCTGTCTTGACGCGGACAGCCGGATTAAAAGGAGGCGCGTCGATCAAATGGCAAGTCGGGGGCACCATGCCGCCGGGGTCAATGCAATGGGACTCGGGATTGCTCCAGTTGGAATTCTATGGTGGAGCCACTGTGGTTGCCGAGGGTCCGGCGGAAATTGAAATTCTCGATGAATCCCGTCTCGTTTGTAAATCAGGCCGACTTCGTGCACGCGTCCCCGAGCCAGCGCGAGGGTTCGTTATCGTCGCCCCGAACATTGAACTGGTCGACCTCGGGACGGAATTCGGACTTGATATCCTCGACAATGGATCGGTGGAAGTGCATGTGTTCGACGGCGCAGTAGAACTCTTTGATGCGGAATCGAATCGTGATCTGGCAACGCGGCGACAGCTCAATGCGGGAGAGGCAGTTGCGGTCGATCGCGACGGGAAGTCGATCACGATTGCTTCTCGGGACTCACGGTTTGTGACGCCGAGTCGGCTGAATTGGATGTCGGATGTGAGCCAAGAAAAGACGCATCGTGATTGGGAGGACTTTCGCGACTCGTTGAGAGACGATCCTCGCGTCGTGGCGTATTTTCCGTTTGATCAAGATCCCTTGGACGATCGTGTCTTGACGGGATACGCAGGCAACGGCACCACGATTGAGGGCGCGATCGTTGGGTGTGAATGGACCAACGGGCGTTGGTCTCAGAAGTCGTCCCTGCAGTTCAAGAGGCCGGGGGATCGAGTGCGAATCACCGTTCCGGGCGAGTATGAATCGCTGTCGTATTCAACCTGGGTGCGAGTCGATGGTCTCGACCGAATACATAGCTCGCTACTGTTAACCGATGGGTACCCAGAGAACGCACCGCACTGGCAGATCCGTCGCGACGGAGGACTCATCCTTGGCGTTCAGCATCCTGGGAACAACGCGGCCAATTATCAAGCCAAATCAATTGTGAATGCGTTTCGCCTGGGGCAATGGATGCATCTGGCAACGGTGTACGACTCTGAACGTTCAGTCGTCAAGCATTACCTGAATGGAGAACTTGTCCGGCGCCAAAAATTGCGAGCGACGGCAAGCGGGCTCCTCCGAATTGGCAAGGCGACGATCGGAAATTGGAGTGATCCTGAACCACACCATCTGCCTGGAATCCGCAATCTCAACGGATGTATGGATGAATTGATTGTCTTCGGCGAAGCACTCACAAGCAACGAGGTGCGTAGCATTCACGAGGTCGGCCGACCATGA
- a CDS encoding sigma-70 family RNA polymerase sigma factor — translation MDKSDREQHDQFLRLFMEHEEMLRLFVRSLLFSGEESREVMQEVAIVLWRKFDSSLDRMSFRRWAFGVARMEALAFRRDRARDRHLFGDDVAELLGQEICNESKGLERQRNVLETCVEKLRPDQRELLQSAYQPGAKMKKMAEELKCTSMTLYKKLHRIRMQLMECTQRELAAEECL, via the coding sequence ATGGATAAATCCGATCGCGAACAGCATGACCAGTTTCTTCGGCTCTTTATGGAGCACGAGGAGATGCTGCGCCTGTTCGTTCGTTCGCTGCTTTTCAGTGGGGAGGAATCGCGCGAGGTCATGCAGGAAGTTGCCATCGTGTTATGGCGAAAGTTCGATAGCTCGTTGGACAGAATGTCGTTTCGGCGATGGGCATTCGGCGTGGCAAGGATGGAGGCGTTGGCCTTCCGGCGAGATCGTGCTCGAGATCGACACCTTTTCGGTGACGACGTCGCGGAGTTGCTCGGCCAGGAGATATGCAACGAATCCAAGGGGCTGGAACGTCAGCGTAATGTGCTGGAAACCTGTGTCGAAAAGCTCCGTCCCGACCAGCGGGAACTATTGCAATCGGCTTATCAGCCGGGTGCGAAAATGAAGAAGATGGCCGAAGAACTTAAATGCACATCAATGACCCTATACAAAAAGCTACACCGCATCCGCATGCAGTTGATGGAATGCACGCAACGCGAATTGGCGGCTGAGGAATGTTTGTGA